Proteins encoded in a region of the Gammaproteobacteria bacterium genome:
- a CDS encoding type II toxin-antitoxin system Phd/YefM family antitoxin, with translation MEVLSANEAKAHFGDLLIKARRAPIQINKNGKPVAVVVSAEDYESMDALKLRLVQARARQAEADIEAGNLVDGEVFLDEIEDGLHD, from the coding sequence ATGGAAGTTCTGTCTGCCAACGAAGCGAAAGCTCATTTTGGTGACTTGCTGATCAAAGCCCGGCGAGCACCCATTCAGATCAATAAAAACGGCAAGCCGGTAGCGGTTGTCGTCTCAGCCGAAGACTATGAAAGCATGGACGCACTCAAGTTACGCCTGGTACAGGCCAGGGCGCGACAAGCCGAGGCCGATATAGAGGCTGGCAATCTGGTCGATGGTGAGGTCTTTTTAGACGAGAT
- a CDS encoding conjugative transfer ATPase — translation MAAKQSDVMDAAPFTSAAIKQHYNRPPSFTDLLPWMEYIPECKAFLLEDGVSLGALFEITPVGCEARTPAFMTQLRDTIQTALNESIPERDEAPWVLQVYVQDEPRLNQFDAQLARYPLPTVRASDYSQHYRAVMSTHLQAISRPGGLFDDTTVTGSRWQGHQRRIRVVLYRRLPHNGKTPAAIEVEEALNDVVTKWIAALASAGIHVQRADGRAFYQWMLSWFNPKPACADGNPESLLQMAPYPGDENLPFGYDFAEQLTLSMPRSDEASASWLFDDLPHTVVTIQSLRRAPDIGHFTAERQSGDQVFSLFDRLPEHTIMVITLTLKPQDTTRNHIAQIKRASVGDSAEASITREEAEQVEREMAQGNKLYPVSMAFYVRGENQKSLRHNLNRLNALLLPNGLQPITQEADLLALDSYIRNLPMAYDADLDKSRRRSRLMFSRHIANLLPFYGRSRGTGHPGLVFYNRGAEPLVFDPLHRGDRKKNAHMLILGPTGAGKSALLVYLLQQMMACHRPRIFIIEAGASFSLLGQHFAHHGLSVNQITLNPNVDVSLPPFADALRLLDRRHALNLLDADDPTLEESLDEDDELEDEGGRRDILGEMEIAARIMITGGDEREDARLTRADRLLIRNAIFLAAKTVKESGSSQVVTQDVVHAFQTIATNTELPEHRRNRALEMGDGMALFCSGLAGHFFNRPGQSWPEADVTILEMGILAREGYEDQLTVAYLSMMSHINDLVERYQHDERPTLVVTDEGHIITTNPLLARYVVKITKMWRKLGAWFWIATQNLEDFPDASRKMLNMMEWWLCLVMPKEEVDQIARFKDLNDEQRNLLLSARKEPGKYVEGVVLADKVEALFRNVPPALSLALAMTEKHEKAERAAIMREKNCSELEAVYEVARRIEQSR, via the coding sequence ATGGCAGCCAAGCAATCAGATGTTATGGACGCAGCGCCGTTCACCAGTGCCGCGATCAAGCAGCACTACAACCGTCCACCGTCGTTCACCGACCTGCTGCCCTGGATGGAATACATTCCCGAGTGCAAAGCCTTTCTGTTGGAAGACGGTGTCAGCCTGGGCGCGCTATTCGAGATCACCCCGGTCGGCTGTGAAGCACGCACACCGGCCTTCATGACACAGCTGCGCGATACCATCCAGACCGCGCTAAATGAGTCGATCCCGGAGCGTGACGAGGCGCCCTGGGTATTACAGGTCTATGTGCAGGACGAACCGCGGCTTAACCAGTTCGATGCCCAGCTGGCCCGTTATCCGCTGCCGACAGTGCGCGCATCAGACTACTCACAACACTACCGGGCGGTGATGTCGACACATTTGCAGGCGATTTCCCGGCCGGGGGGCTTGTTTGACGATACCACCGTCACCGGTTCCCGTTGGCAGGGGCATCAGCGTCGGATCCGGGTGGTGCTTTATCGACGTCTGCCACACAATGGCAAAACCCCGGCGGCCATCGAGGTGGAGGAGGCGCTCAATGATGTGGTGACCAAATGGATCGCCGCCCTGGCATCCGCCGGGATCCACGTCCAGCGCGCTGACGGCAGGGCGTTCTATCAATGGATGCTGAGCTGGTTCAATCCCAAGCCAGCCTGCGCCGACGGAAACCCGGAATCGCTGTTGCAGATGGCACCCTATCCGGGCGACGAGAATTTACCGTTTGGCTACGACTTTGCGGAACAGTTGACGCTGTCGATGCCGCGTTCCGACGAGGCGTCGGCAAGCTGGCTGTTCGATGATCTGCCGCACACTGTCGTGACCATTCAAAGCTTGAGGCGGGCGCCGGACATCGGACACTTCACGGCGGAGCGCCAGTCCGGTGATCAGGTGTTCTCGCTATTCGATCGATTGCCCGAGCACACCATCATGGTGATAACGCTAACGCTCAAACCCCAGGACACCACCCGCAATCATATCGCGCAAATCAAACGCGCCTCAGTCGGTGACTCGGCGGAGGCGTCGATCACGCGAGAAGAGGCAGAGCAAGTGGAGCGGGAGATGGCGCAGGGCAACAAGCTCTATCCGGTCAGCATGGCGTTCTATGTGCGCGGCGAGAATCAAAAATCCCTGCGCCACAATTTGAATCGCCTCAATGCGCTGCTCCTCCCGAACGGGTTGCAGCCGATCACCCAGGAAGCCGATTTGCTGGCACTCGATAGCTATATCCGCAACCTGCCCATGGCCTATGACGCGGACCTGGACAAATCGCGGCGCCGCTCGCGACTGATGTTCTCCCGCCATATCGCCAACCTGCTGCCGTTCTATGGTCGTTCGCGGGGAACCGGTCATCCGGGACTGGTGTTCTACAACCGGGGTGCGGAGCCGTTGGTGTTTGATCCGCTACATCGGGGGGATCGCAAGAAGAACGCTCACATGCTGATCCTGGGACCCACGGGCGCAGGAAAGTCGGCATTGCTGGTGTATCTACTGCAACAGATGATGGCGTGCCACCGTCCCCGCATTTTCATTATCGAAGCAGGCGCGTCGTTTTCCCTGTTGGGACAGCATTTTGCGCACCATGGCTTGTCGGTTAACCAGATCACCTTGAATCCCAATGTCGATGTCAGTCTGCCGCCTTTTGCCGATGCACTGCGCTTGCTCGACCGGCGTCATGCGCTGAACCTGCTCGATGCCGATGACCCAACCCTGGAAGAGTCACTGGACGAAGACGACGAGCTGGAAGACGAGGGCGGCAGGCGCGATATCCTCGGCGAAATGGAGATCGCCGCGCGCATCATGATCACCGGTGGCGATGAGCGCGAGGACGCACGCCTGACCCGCGCCGACCGGCTGCTGATTCGCAATGCCATATTCCTCGCTGCGAAAACGGTCAAAGAATCCGGCAGTTCCCAGGTGGTTACCCAGGACGTGGTTCACGCGTTTCAGACTATCGCCACCAACACGGAGTTACCCGAACACCGGCGCAATCGAGCGCTGGAGATGGGCGATGGTATGGCCTTGTTCTGCTCAGGCCTAGCGGGCCATTTCTTCAACCGGCCGGGGCAGTCCTGGCCGGAGGCCGATGTCACGATTCTTGAAATGGGCATTCTGGCCCGGGAGGGTTACGAGGACCAGCTGACCGTCGCCTACCTGTCGATGATGAGCCACATCAATGACCTGGTGGAGCGCTACCAGCACGATGAAAGACCCACCCTGGTAGTCACCGATGAGGGTCACATCATCACCACCAATCCGCTGTTGGCGCGTTACGTGGTCAAGATCACCAAGATGTGGCGCAAGCTCGGTGCCTGGTTCTGGATCGCCACCCAGAACCTGGAGGACTTCCCCGACGCCAGCCGCAAGATGCTCAATATGATGGAGTGGTGGTTGTGTCTGGTGATGCCGAAGGAAGAGGTTGACCAGATTGCCCGCTTCAAGGACCTGAACGACGAACAGCGTAACCTGCTGCTGTCGGCCCGCAAGGAGCCGGGCAAATACGTGGAAGGCGTTGTACTGGCCGACAAGGTTGAAGCCCTGTTTCGGAACGTGCCTCCTGCTTTGTCGCTGGCACTGGCCATGACCGAAAAGCATGAGAAGGCGGAGCGCGCCGCCATCATGCGTGAAAAGAATTGTTCAGAGCTGGAAGCCGTTTACGAGGTGGCCCGGCGTATCGAGCAGTCTCGTTAG
- a CDS encoding TIGR03751 family conjugal transfer lipoprotein — MKRIFFSKRRLPLVLVWTSVLIVGCTSTKETVLPQDGPTMKSIYDQHMVDVQKPDQRRTIGGPPLPQSGIEHYRGFVREAANEIDTVFPRLPNPTLVMYIFPHLSGSERTPVPGYVTTFPFYEKVEYALPGEVSGEVPGELPVEVSHSPSEQ; from the coding sequence ATGAAGCGAATCTTTTTCAGCAAGCGACGATTACCACTGGTTCTGGTCTGGACTAGCGTATTAATAGTGGGCTGCACCAGCACCAAAGAGACGGTGTTGCCTCAGGACGGCCCGACCATGAAGTCCATTTACGACCAGCACATGGTGGACGTTCAAAAGCCCGACCAGCGGCGCACAATCGGTGGCCCGCCGTTACCACAATCAGGTATCGAGCATTACCGCGGCTTCGTGCGGGAAGCCGCCAATGAGATCGATACGGTGTTCCCCCGCCTGCCCAATCCAACGCTGGTGATGTACATTTTTCCTCACCTGTCGGGCAGTGAGCGCACTCCGGTACCAGGTTATGTGACGACCTTTCCTTTCTATGAAAAGGTGGAGTACGCCCTACCAGGAGAAGTGTCGGGAGAGGTGCCTGGTGAGCTGCCAGTGGAAGTCAGTCATTCACCATCAGAGCAGTAG
- a CDS encoding TIGR03752 family integrating conjugative element protein, producing the protein MSMVTSNRLLPLLAGSVVLMAALVAVKSCSPDGEPTQLLEAVPQAPLPDADTPADTIKTLTANVSAMTSELNALRRDNTALQQENRELIENRQQIENNVLTRLRQSLAADRTGTESAETTSAIAALTARVDALANRYRQSAQPSSAVGSDLPVGLGLDGVRASSADSESLVWVDPLELSPAPGDDNGALLNRFSRTGRNALDSASPPVQALVERGSAALNTDIPVYTVPRNATLIGSTGMTALVGRVPVQGQVRDPMPFKVITGKENLAANGLRIPGIEGMVWSGTAIGDWTLSCVTGKLESVTFVFEDGTIQTFPRDNNPMGGSSGSSAGGGTNRPLGWISDARGIPCISGERKTNAPAFLTQRIGVMALEAAGDAAAQAETTTLINNAGTATNLVSGETGNYVLGRTLSGGSDEVAQWLRERQAQSFDAVFVPAGAKLAIHVDHELPIDFHSNGRKLHHEANLFQQATITTGSGLD; encoded by the coding sequence ATGTCGATGGTCACCAGTAATCGTCTATTACCCCTGCTTGCCGGCTCCGTCGTCTTGATGGCGGCGCTGGTTGCCGTGAAGTCCTGCTCACCGGATGGAGAGCCGACTCAACTCTTGGAGGCAGTGCCGCAGGCGCCACTACCCGATGCCGATACGCCGGCAGACACGATCAAGACGCTGACCGCCAATGTCAGCGCCATGACCTCGGAGCTCAATGCCCTGCGTCGGGATAACACCGCACTTCAACAGGAGAACCGTGAGTTGATAGAAAACCGGCAACAGATCGAAAACAACGTACTGACCCGATTGCGGCAATCCCTGGCAGCCGATCGAACCGGCACAGAATCAGCGGAGACGACTTCCGCCATCGCTGCCTTGACCGCCAGGGTGGACGCTCTGGCCAACCGCTATCGCCAGTCGGCGCAACCTTCGTCAGCCGTAGGTTCCGATCTTCCCGTCGGGCTCGGGCTGGATGGTGTCAGAGCGTCCTCCGCGGACTCGGAGTCGCTGGTTTGGGTCGATCCCTTGGAACTCTCTCCAGCGCCCGGTGATGACAACGGGGCGCTACTCAATCGCTTCAGTCGCACCGGCCGCAACGCTCTCGACAGCGCGAGTCCGCCGGTGCAAGCGCTGGTCGAAAGAGGCTCCGCCGCCTTGAACACTGATATTCCTGTCTACACCGTGCCTCGCAATGCCACCCTGATCGGCTCCACCGGCATGACCGCCCTGGTCGGCAGGGTGCCTGTCCAGGGGCAGGTGCGCGACCCCATGCCGTTCAAGGTGATTACCGGTAAAGAAAACCTGGCTGCCAATGGCCTGCGCATTCCGGGCATCGAAGGCATGGTCTGGAGTGGCACCGCGATCGGCGACTGGACCCTCTCCTGTGTGACCGGAAAACTAGAATCGGTAACCTTCGTTTTCGAGGACGGCACCATTCAAACTTTTCCCAGAGATAACAATCCAATGGGTGGTTCCAGTGGAAGCAGTGCAGGGGGAGGCACTAATCGGCCGCTGGGCTGGATCTCCGATGCGCGCGGTATTCCCTGTATTTCGGGAGAACGTAAGACTAACGCACCGGCTTTCCTCACTCAGCGCATTGGCGTGATGGCACTCGAAGCGGCGGGAGACGCTGCCGCACAGGCGGAAACCACCACCCTGATCAACAATGCCGGCACGGCAACGAACCTGGTTTCCGGAGAGACGGGCAACTACGTGTTGGGCAGAACCCTGAGCGGGGGCAGTGACGAAGTCGCCCAGTGGCTGCGGGAGCGCCAGGCGCAGAGTTTTGACGCGGTCTTTGTCCCAGCGGGCGCCAAGCTGGCGATCCATGTCGATCACGAACTTCCCATCGATTTTCATTCCAATGGCAGGAAACTTCATCATGAAGCGAATCTTTTTCAGCAAGCGACGATTACCACTGGTTCTGGTCTGGACTAG